One part of the Rutidosis leptorrhynchoides isolate AG116_Rl617_1_P2 chromosome 1, CSIRO_AGI_Rlap_v1, whole genome shotgun sequence genome encodes these proteins:
- the LOC139851482 gene encoding uncharacterized protein has product MVEQPHRGAYRSVRFTDPDPYAEIERLKKHVADLELQNQQLYEDRASEILLKVEIPEFNGTAHPDEFLDWLSTVERVFDIKNIPERLKVKLVALKLKKHASLWWDHVKRQRALARKSKIETWDKMKKLMRDKFLPENHRQDAFIEYHNLQQRSMGVEEFIHEFDKLRMRCAVDEPEEQIIARFVGNLKPEIADVVTLQPYWTYIDVCRLALKVEKKLQRDKNRTPFIRNSTTPSAPFVDKSAGDISSSTPQITPTNKPPTCYKCQGKGHYARECPNKRSITIWDDEQTPQYDLEDD; this is encoded by the exons ATGGTCGAACAACCCCATCGAGGTGCTTATCGCTCGGTCAGGTTTACAGACCCTGACCCGTATGCTGAAATCGAGAGGCTAAAAAAACATGTTGCTGATTTAGAACTACAGAACCAACAATTGTATGAAGATCGTGCTTCTGAGATTCTTCTGAAG GTTGAGATCCCCGAGTTTAATGGCACAGCACATCCCGATGAATTTCTTGATTGGTTAAGCACAGTGGAGCGTGTGTTTGACATCAAGAATATTCCTGAGAGATTGAAAGTGAAGCTTGTTGCCTTGAAACTGAAGAAACATGCTTCACTTTGGTGGGACCATGTTAAGCGACAACGAGCTCTTGCTCGTAAATCAAAAATTGAAACAtgggacaagatgaagaagttgatGCGGGATAAATTCTTACCTGAAAATCACCGACAAGATGCTTTTATCGAGTATCATAACCTTCAACAACGATCCATGGGTGTCGAAGAATTCATTCATGAGTTTGATAAACTTCGAATGAGATGTGCTGTTGATGAACCAGAGGAGCAGATTATCGCAAGATTTGTGGGCAATCTCAAACCCGAAATAGCAGACGTGGTAACATTACAACCCTACTGGACCTACATCGACGTCTGTCGGCTTGCTTTGAAAGTCGAGAAGAAACTACAACGTGATAAAAATCGCACTCCATTTATACGCAATTCCACCACACCTTCTGCTCCATTTGTTGACAAAAGTGCAGGTGATATTAGTAGCTCCACACCACAGATTACGCCTACAAACAAACCCCCTACATGTTATAAATGTCAAGGTAAGGGCCACTATGCACGTGAGTGTCCTAATAAACGCTCGATTACTATTTGGGACGATGAGCAGACACCACAATATGATTTAGAAGATGACTAG